In Arthrobacter alpinus, a single window of DNA contains:
- a CDS encoding NAD(P)/FAD-dependent oxidoreductase, protein MQDVIIIGGGAAGLSAALQLGRSRRSVTVVDAGEPRNAPSPAAHGFLTRDGVAPLELTRLGRADLEPYDVRVVEGTVTNAVKEHDSFRVTLASGEVLTAKRLLITTGGVDVLPEIPGLAERWGKDLVHCPYCHGWEIRDQAIGVIGSSSMAVHQALLFRQWSPNITLFLNSAPQPSAVELQQLAARGIRLVEGEVVKIHSTDNAVSGVELADGSAHPVQALTTQSRLVARGAFFESLGLVPLPSEFAEMIETDETGLTGIPGVWAAGNVTDMRATVVASAFGGAMAGVAINMDMMAQELAEAVAAA, encoded by the coding sequence ATGCAGGACGTAATCATTATTGGCGGCGGCGCTGCCGGTCTCAGTGCAGCGCTTCAACTAGGCCGCTCGCGCCGGTCCGTGACGGTGGTCGACGCCGGTGAGCCTCGCAATGCGCCATCGCCGGCGGCCCACGGATTTCTCACGCGCGACGGCGTTGCTCCCCTGGAGCTGACCCGGCTTGGCCGCGCTGATCTTGAGCCCTATGACGTACGCGTCGTGGAAGGAACGGTCACTAATGCGGTCAAGGAACACGACAGTTTCCGGGTCACGCTGGCCAGCGGCGAGGTCCTAACAGCCAAGCGGCTCCTCATCACCACGGGCGGGGTTGATGTACTCCCCGAGATTCCCGGACTGGCCGAGCGATGGGGCAAGGATTTGGTGCATTGCCCGTATTGCCACGGGTGGGAAATTCGCGACCAAGCCATCGGCGTCATTGGCAGTAGCTCCATGGCCGTCCACCAAGCCCTGTTGTTCCGCCAGTGGTCGCCCAACATCACGCTATTCCTCAACAGCGCACCCCAGCCATCCGCCGTCGAACTTCAACAATTGGCAGCCCGCGGCATACGTCTTGTTGAAGGAGAGGTAGTGAAGATTCACAGCACTGATAACGCTGTGAGTGGCGTGGAGCTGGCCGACGGATCCGCCCATCCGGTCCAGGCTCTGACCACGCAATCGAGGTTGGTGGCTCGGGGCGCGTTCTTTGAATCCCTGGGGCTGGTTCCGTTGCCCTCGGAGTTCGCTGAGATGATCGAAACCGATGAGACCGGACTGACAGGGATTCCTGGGGTCTGGGCGGCTGGGAATGTCACGGACATGAGAGCCACGGTTGTGGCGTCAGCCTTCGGCGGGGCCATGGCCGGCGTTGCCATCAATATGGACATGATGGCGCAGGAGTTGGCAGAGGCAGTGGCCGCCGCCTAG
- a CDS encoding helix-turn-helix domain-containing protein, which yields MTNETESVLSGVGPRLKALRLQRGRTLAELAEATGISVSTLSRLESGQRRPNLELLLPLARAHAVPLDELVGAPATGDPRIHLRPFKRNGQTYLPLGSGTGGVQAFKLILPAGTNLPQPDPQVHEGYEWMYVLRGRLRVVLGERDFELKQGEAAEFDTRTPHWFGRATTESVEFLTLFGPQGERMHVRAAPAK from the coding sequence ATGACGAATGAGACGGAGTCTGTTCTATCCGGTGTGGGCCCCAGGTTGAAGGCACTGAGGCTGCAGAGGGGCCGGACCCTGGCGGAGTTGGCAGAGGCCACGGGCATTTCCGTCAGCACACTCTCACGTCTTGAATCCGGGCAGCGGCGGCCCAATCTCGAATTGCTGCTCCCGCTGGCGCGCGCCCATGCAGTTCCGCTGGATGAACTAGTCGGGGCCCCGGCAACGGGAGATCCGCGGATCCACCTCCGTCCTTTCAAACGCAACGGACAGACGTACCTGCCATTGGGCAGCGGCACCGGCGGGGTCCAAGCCTTCAAGCTCATCTTGCCGGCCGGCACGAACCTGCCTCAACCCGATCCGCAGGTCCATGAGGGATACGAGTGGATGTACGTCTTGCGCGGTCGGCTGCGAGTTGTGCTTGGGGAGCGGGACTTTGAGCTCAAGCAAGGCGAGGCCGCGGAGTTCGACACCCGTACACCTCACTGGTTTGGCCGGGCCACCACGGAGAGCGTGGAGTTCCTGACGCTTTTTGGGCCGCAGGGCGAACGCATGCACGTCCGCGCGGCCCCGGCGAAGTAG
- a CDS encoding acetyl-CoA hydrolase/transferase family protein — protein sequence MHDRIRHAGLLEKRMSAEAAAALIKPGMTVAMSGFTGAGYPKSVPQALAAQMETAHAAGSEFKIKILTGASTAPELDGVLAKAGGMELRLPYMSDPLLRKRINDGEIEYMDIHLSHVAQHTWFGFYGDINIAIIEVVGIREDGSLIPSSSVGNNKTWLDMADAVIIEVNQQQSAGLEGMHDVYYGTALPPFRKPIMLTQPEDRIGQPYLDVDISKIIAVVETNAPDRLSPFAEPDATSNQIADHLLDFLDGEIKTGRMTNKLLPLQSGVGNIANAVLAGLSRGGYRGLKAYTEVIQDGMLELIKDGTIAFASATSFSLSEAGIAEFNKHVDFFRERIVLRTQEISNHPELIRRLGCVALNGMIEADIYGNVNSTHVVGSHVMNGIGGSGDFARNGFLSVFMSPSVAKGGRISGIVPMASHVDHTEHDTMLLITEQGYADLRGLSPKQRARLITEKLAHPDYKPMLEDYFDRALRDSYGKHTPHLMGEALSWHQRYIETGDMRL from the coding sequence GTGCATGACCGTATCCGCCACGCCGGACTGTTGGAAAAGCGTATGTCAGCCGAGGCCGCGGCGGCGCTCATCAAGCCCGGGATGACGGTGGCCATGAGCGGCTTCACCGGTGCCGGCTATCCAAAATCGGTCCCGCAGGCCCTGGCGGCACAGATGGAAACGGCGCACGCTGCCGGCTCCGAATTCAAGATCAAGATCCTCACCGGTGCGTCCACCGCTCCCGAGCTCGACGGCGTGCTCGCGAAAGCTGGCGGCATGGAATTGCGCCTCCCGTACATGTCTGATCCGTTGCTGCGCAAGCGGATCAATGACGGCGAAATTGAATACATGGATATTCACCTAAGCCACGTTGCCCAGCACACCTGGTTCGGGTTCTACGGCGACATCAACATCGCCATCATTGAAGTTGTAGGCATCCGCGAGGACGGAAGCCTGATTCCGTCCTCCTCGGTAGGCAACAACAAGACTTGGCTGGACATGGCCGATGCCGTGATCATCGAGGTCAACCAGCAGCAGTCTGCAGGGCTGGAGGGTATGCATGACGTGTACTACGGCACCGCCCTGCCGCCGTTCCGCAAGCCGATCATGTTGACACAGCCGGAAGACCGGATCGGCCAGCCGTACCTTGACGTCGACATCTCGAAAATCATAGCCGTGGTTGAAACGAACGCGCCAGACCGCCTTTCCCCCTTCGCTGAGCCAGATGCCACCTCCAACCAAATCGCGGATCACCTCCTCGATTTCCTCGACGGGGAAATCAAGACCGGGCGCATGACCAACAAGTTGCTGCCGCTGCAGTCCGGCGTGGGCAACATTGCCAACGCTGTGCTCGCCGGGCTTTCTCGGGGTGGATACCGTGGCCTCAAGGCATACACCGAGGTCATCCAGGACGGCATGCTGGAGCTCATCAAGGACGGCACCATTGCGTTCGCGTCAGCTACCTCCTTCTCGCTGTCCGAGGCCGGCATTGCCGAATTCAACAAGCACGTGGACTTCTTCCGGGAGCGCATTGTGCTGCGTACCCAGGAAATCTCCAACCACCCTGAGCTGATCCGCCGCCTAGGCTGTGTTGCCCTGAACGGCATGATCGAGGCAGACATCTACGGCAATGTGAACTCCACACATGTTGTGGGATCGCACGTTATGAATGGCATTGGCGGTTCCGGCGACTTTGCCCGCAACGGGTTCCTGTCCGTTTTCATGTCGCCATCTGTGGCCAAGGGTGGCCGTATCTCCGGCATTGTGCCCATGGCCAGCCACGTTGATCACACCGAGCATGACACCATGCTGCTGATCACCGAGCAGGGCTACGCCGATCTCCGTGGACTGTCGCCCAAGCAGCGCGCCCGATTGATCACGGAGAAGCTGGCCCACCCGGACTACAAGCCCATGCTGGAAGACTACTTCGACCGGGCCCTGCGTGATTCCTACGGCAAGCACACCCCGCATCTGATGGGCGAGGCGCTTTCCTGGCACCAGCGCTACATCGAGACCGGGGATATGCGGCTCTAG
- a CDS encoding alpha/beta fold hydrolase translates to MATIVLVHGLWSDGSSWAKVITELRAMGHEPVAAQLSLETMDDDVASVRRMLATVPGPVLLVGWSYGGAVVGEAALGVESVKALAYIAAFAPAEGESVSGLSRKYPGSLIPEHVVVAGDYSYIARAHFGDVIAGDALAETVAIASATQRMVRIGLDRVKVGPPAWLSLPSYYLVATQDHAVPAMLQREMAERIGAAITELDSSHAPMLSHPREVAEFLDSACAEMLQGITNEGAQ, encoded by the coding sequence GTGGCAACAATAGTTTTGGTTCATGGTTTGTGGTCGGACGGATCCAGCTGGGCCAAGGTCATCACTGAGCTGCGCGCCATGGGCCATGAACCCGTCGCCGCCCAGCTTTCCTTGGAAACCATGGACGACGACGTTGCCTCCGTGCGCCGCATGCTCGCCACCGTGCCGGGTCCGGTGTTGTTGGTGGGCTGGTCTTACGGCGGCGCGGTAGTAGGGGAGGCCGCACTCGGCGTCGAGTCCGTCAAGGCATTGGCGTACATTGCAGCCTTCGCCCCGGCCGAGGGCGAATCGGTGAGTGGGCTGTCGCGCAAATACCCCGGCAGCCTGATTCCGGAGCATGTGGTGGTCGCTGGTGACTACAGCTATATAGCGAGGGCGCATTTCGGAGACGTCATCGCCGGTGATGCGCTCGCGGAAACCGTCGCCATCGCCTCGGCCACACAGCGAATGGTGCGGATTGGCCTGGACCGGGTCAAGGTAGGCCCACCCGCGTGGCTGTCCTTGCCGAGTTATTACTTGGTGGCAACCCAGGATCACGCTGTCCCGGCGATGCTGCAACGCGAGATGGCTGAGCGAATCGGTGCCGCGATCACGGAGCTTGATTCAAGCCACGCCCCGATGCTGTCCCACCCCCGTGAGGTGGCAGAATTCCTGGACAGTGCGTGCGCGGAAATGCTGCAGGGAATTACAAATGAAGGAGCCCAATGA